Proteins encoded together in one Candidatus Jidaibacter acanthamoeba window:
- a CDS encoding Rpn family recombination-promoting nuclease/putative transposase has product MPFVKYLDPKNDIAFKKIFGSEKNKDIVVHFLNDILGKTGEGKIKEVSFLNPVQIPEIAVKKQSIIDVLCTDESGVQYIVEMQVAKVRGFEKRAQYYAAKAYSNQMNSGEEYGSLKEVIFLAIVDFVMFPDKEGYKSEHVILDKASYENDLKDFSFTFIELPKFKKDRVEDLKTHEEKWCYFFKHSKNPENIEKLIKSSDNVISKAYDALLSHHWSDQELNAYEQVTKANLDALAREAQVKEEAMAEGMEKGIIEGEKNKTLEIAKKMLFKNIPVEEIIELTGLTVKEIKEIK; this is encoded by the coding sequence ATGCCGTTTGTAAAGTACCTGGATCCAAAGAATGATATAGCATTTAAGAAGATATTTGGAAGTGAAAAAAATAAGGATATAGTGGTTCATTTCCTAAATGATATACTAGGCAAAACTGGGGAAGGGAAGATAAAGGAGGTGAGTTTTCTGAACCCTGTACAAATACCTGAGATAGCAGTAAAAAAACAAAGTATAATTGATGTGTTATGTACTGATGAGTCAGGAGTACAGTATATAGTTGAGATGCAAGTTGCTAAAGTAAGGGGATTTGAAAAGAGAGCACAGTATTATGCAGCGAAAGCATATAGCAACCAAATGAATAGTGGGGAAGAGTACGGGAGTCTGAAGGAAGTAATATTTTTAGCAATAGTAGACTTTGTAATGTTCCCGGATAAGGAAGGATATAAGTCTGAGCATGTGATACTGGATAAGGCAAGTTATGAAAATGACTTAAAGGATTTTTCTTTCACATTTATCGAATTACCTAAATTTAAGAAAGATAGAGTAGAAGACTTAAAAACGCATGAAGAGAAATGGTGTTATTTTTTCAAGCATAGTAAAAACCCCGAAAACATAGAGAAGCTAATTAAAAGTAGTGATAATGTGATCAGCAAAGCTTATGATGCGCTGCTAAGTCATCATTGGAGTGACCAAGAGCTTAATGCATATGAGCAAGTGACTAAAGCAAATCTTGATGCATTGGCAAGAGAGGCACAAGTAAAGGAAGAAGCTATGGCTGAAGGTATGGAGAAAGGCATTATTGAAGGAGAGAAGAATAAAACATTAGAAATAGCAAAGAAGATGTTATTTAAGAATATACCTGTCGAAGAGATAATAGAATTAACCGGCTTGACTGTAAAAGAAATCAAAGAGATAAAGTAG
- a CDS encoding tetratricopeptide repeat protein yields the protein MRAVTSSNKSDASVQDISGEENINTLLHKIVTSLFIGENYSELRWYIKSVNIGVASDKKWDTTLYNHLNTAIEEYKKERGAFSKYKGRKLVEEVYSFVTQQLDNEKGYQVTERTKKLCEDILEWEAQFKTMKEGAVESLGSASKEDEEYSKNTGKKLRDLSAAGDDRNLINHGGDRRYWYSVTDGFRLLVAIRKSMLRPIDIEGREEERYTTHRENEEGIFIADPYHSDNFNQYLRDDIARITGNHEIEEYNNDRWQSMPRVIVLPILYGLHWRSVRIEIDYNNRESSILYDDPYGVGHFPKQEMERLLEVIKEQIRILIRTELGAEEIEIKVKEYEKKIDQQESYENSYDCGVIVFSNIRDYSRREIRNEVYAEASGSEVNIYSLSPTSKNKHEEEVVGIRARHIRECGEIVGIEINTDRLEEIEESIRQSSKNRVDRLVENESNIGKKISELPSEYIEMLFSILEQKKPLGETGEYIEEELEECYGLLFKKVEEEINLDFIEKYIGKGEGKEDEEELGDKVFLNVNETLRKIEGIREEVNKLYEVGDIEDCLKKIKEGLKLCNNEINAGKYYEQEYELFLKLGDIYYKGENRLDYPNAVGIYQYMLNIIDRLPDGIDKEGRKKEVENKIGLVEEEFIKQYSNGKVVSKEYSGEASLRKTREYKTKLEEHREWAKGELKKIEEFEEGLEKRAKEVERIYGEIREYFIGGNGLIKQLLNDCIKELGGLPKVIDKRTGEEREVEYAIFGMGSMALGTMTPWSDMEWGILIEEGLEREENKVKEYFRNLTVIMYIKLICFGESLLTVPGIKELNNFKLSDGTDGEHNWFYDRVSRRGFSFDGSQWHACKSPLGRENGYRKAQTKEHGGRQEIIECDTFELIGTVGELIKFQEKEKWWKEDKELVQALWHIVQILGSTELIENYQNKLVECSEKIRERSFEILKQDNLKLNPFSQVFNLEKEGQILNVKKEIYRFPDRIAVALVDILGGNGRNAWEAIESLAKKESKGISIFNSESMQIALSIATELRLRAYAHNNSQREDLSALIRYELQIEGFKEAATEKIFYIKNLEILYKYYYITLPLSHILRNIDSTILLNDRLNEFGIYMEESFTKGFIFKRFLKYHDAIKELENVDCNTEEEYFYIKSILGELYFKTGKNNEAYGLYMEMYERENSKGQETDNHVISTILSGIVAALYNLGRYKEALVKCEECLKIGKGIYGVNNLHIANTLNLKGGILIELGKLFQAKQYFRESLKIRQEIYEERIDHIDIAASLSNFASICENLGEYTEAYDNYQKSLGMLMRIYKGEHPTIAALMNNLGATLESLAKYEEALLYYQEGLKISRKIYQNKHYAVIYALNNITNILRKLGRYEEALEHQEESQTISLNVFNKDNPYLAVTLDNKGMILQELSRYNEALEIFQKSYKIRKKIHNDKKHNDIAISLDNIGSIYRELSMYEEALKAYEEALEIRKGIYKEIKHPDVAGSLNNIGSVLLSLGKYNTALEKFEHSLMIRKEIYPNMHPRIAESLGNIGEVLVKLNNYEGALKCYDECLEIERTIYKGDHHSIAKSLNNIGSVFGILAQYDKALANHQESLEISRRIYKGNHTVIAESLCNIGNTLLMLRRVKEAAEYYKESLKIMRRVYKKNNFQIATLINNIGGIKYCLGEYEEALKEYQDSLGIRREIYKENMHPDIAESLNNIGMTLIKLGRYKEAYNATIQSLKIYEDLQLLSNTNTQIVFKTLQKSTIGLANQLFLANEKYEAVSLYNTLGVESDNLEQVINILGTKFLNDGEIILAVACYEVLSEKLLPQSKIVKHNLACIYHVMAIDLKKRNKPDKYKEHLSKAKTLFESILNMESEEPINAALYTEYAMFLVKYHSTTNQEEYIKIEKLLNKAIEIRNDNSELAYSQLEKLTVIEILQSILNKHDNIIISPNVLAYNLLVKVHKEHGEVNKAKEILKDFAIEVMKIKQQGAEIPLTLLINSYEELGFKFQSRIYQEILVRIVENRKDGLEK from the coding sequence ATGCGTGCTGTTACTTCCTCAAATAAATCAGATGCCTCTGTTCAAGATATTTCTGGTGAAGAAAATATCAATACACTATTACATAAAATAGTTACAAGCTTATTTATAGGTGAGAATTATAGCGAGCTTAGGTGGTATATAAAATCAGTTAATATAGGTGTGGCTTCAGATAAGAAGTGGGATACTACACTGTATAATCATTTAAACACAGCTATAGAAGAATATAAGAAGGAACGAGGAGCTTTTTCTAAGTATAAAGGGAGAAAGCTAGTAGAAGAAGTATATAGCTTTGTTACTCAGCAATTAGATAATGAAAAAGGATATCAAGTTACTGAGAGAACAAAAAAGCTATGTGAGGATATATTAGAGTGGGAAGCGCAATTTAAAACAATGAAAGAAGGAGCTGTAGAAAGTTTAGGTTCAGCTTCCAAGGAAGATGAAGAGTATAGTAAAAATACCGGGAAAAAATTAAGAGATTTAAGTGCAGCGGGGGATGATAGAAATCTTATTAACCATGGGGGAGATAGAAGATATTGGTATAGCGTTACTGACGGATTTAGACTGCTGGTAGCAATAAGAAAAAGTATGTTACGTCCTATCGATATAGAAGGGAGAGAAGAAGAAAGATATACTACACACCGGGAGAACGAAGAAGGCATATTTATAGCTGATCCGTACCATTCAGATAATTTTAATCAATATCTGAGAGATGATATAGCAAGAATAACAGGTAATCATGAAATAGAAGAGTATAACAATGATAGATGGCAATCTATGCCGAGAGTTATAGTGCTACCTATATTATATGGGCTACATTGGAGAAGCGTAAGGATAGAGATAGATTATAATAATAGAGAAAGTAGTATACTATATGATGATCCATATGGGGTAGGTCATTTTCCAAAACAAGAGATGGAAAGACTATTAGAAGTAATAAAAGAGCAAATTAGAATATTAATAAGAACAGAGCTAGGAGCTGAAGAAATAGAGATAAAAGTTAAAGAATACGAGAAGAAGATAGACCAGCAAGAGAGTTATGAGAACAGCTATGATTGTGGTGTAATAGTATTCAGTAATATAAGGGATTACAGTAGGAGAGAGATAAGGAATGAAGTATATGCAGAAGCATCAGGTAGTGAGGTAAATATATATAGTTTAAGTCCAACTAGTAAAAATAAGCATGAAGAGGAAGTAGTAGGGATAAGAGCTAGGCATATAAGAGAGTGTGGAGAGATAGTAGGCATAGAAATAAATACTGATAGGTTAGAAGAAATAGAAGAAAGTATAAGGCAAAGCAGCAAGAACAGAGTAGACCGTTTGGTAGAAAATGAATCAAACATAGGAAAGAAAATAAGTGAGCTACCTTCAGAATATATAGAGATGCTATTTAGTATACTAGAGCAGAAGAAACCATTAGGAGAAACAGGAGAATATATAGAAGAAGAGCTAGAGGAATGTTACGGATTACTTTTTAAGAAGGTAGAAGAGGAAATAAATTTAGATTTTATTGAAAAGTATATAGGAAAAGGAGAAGGTAAAGAAGATGAAGAAGAATTGGGTGATAAAGTTTTCCTAAATGTAAATGAAACTTTGAGAAAAATAGAAGGGATAAGAGAAGAAGTAAATAAGCTATACGAAGTAGGAGATATAGAGGATTGCTTAAAAAAGATAAAAGAAGGGTTAAAGCTATGTAACAATGAAATAAATGCAGGTAAGTATTATGAGCAGGAATATGAGCTATTTTTAAAACTGGGAGATATATATTATAAAGGAGAAAATAGATTAGATTACCCTAATGCTGTAGGTATATATCAATACATGCTTAACATAATAGATAGATTACCTGATGGAATTGATAAAGAAGGTCGGAAGAAGGAAGTAGAGAATAAAATAGGATTGGTAGAAGAGGAATTTATAAAGCAATACAGCAATGGTAAAGTAGTATCTAAAGAATATAGCGGAGAAGCAAGCTTAAGGAAAACAAGAGAATATAAAACTAAATTAGAAGAGCATAGGGAATGGGCTAAAGGGGAATTAAAGAAAATAGAGGAATTTGAAGAAGGACTAGAAAAAAGGGCAAAGGAAGTAGAGAGAATATACGGAGAGATAAGAGAATATTTCATAGGGGGTAATGGGTTAATCAAACAATTACTGAACGACTGTATAAAAGAATTAGGAGGATTGCCAAAAGTAATAGATAAAAGAACAGGGGAAGAAAGGGAAGTAGAATATGCAATATTTGGTATGGGCTCTATGGCACTAGGCACTATGACCCCATGGTCAGATATGGAATGGGGAATATTAATAGAAGAAGGACTAGAGAGAGAAGAGAATAAGGTGAAAGAGTACTTTAGGAATTTAACAGTAATAATGTATATAAAGCTCATATGTTTTGGAGAGTCTCTGCTTACTGTACCTGGAATTAAAGAGTTGAACAACTTTAAGCTAAGTGATGGTACAGACGGGGAGCATAATTGGTTTTATGATAGGGTAAGTAGGAGAGGATTTAGTTTTGACGGATCACAGTGGCATGCATGTAAGTCACCATTAGGAAGAGAGAATGGATATAGGAAAGCGCAAACTAAAGAACACGGAGGAAGGCAAGAAATAATAGAGTGTGATACATTTGAATTGATAGGTACAGTAGGAGAGTTAATTAAATTTCAAGAAAAAGAAAAATGGTGGAAAGAGGATAAGGAGTTGGTACAAGCACTATGGCATATAGTGCAAATATTAGGTAGTACTGAGTTAATAGAGAACTATCAAAATAAGCTAGTAGAATGTAGTGAAAAAATAAGAGAGAGATCATTTGAGATACTCAAACAAGATAACTTAAAATTGAATCCGTTTAGCCAAGTATTTAATCTTGAAAAAGAAGGCCAGATATTAAATGTAAAAAAAGAGATATATAGGTTCCCGGATAGGATAGCAGTTGCGTTAGTAGATATTTTAGGTGGTAATGGAAGAAATGCATGGGAAGCTATCGAATCACTTGCTAAGAAAGAAAGTAAAGGGATAAGTATATTTAATTCAGAAAGCATGCAAATAGCACTTAGTATAGCCACTGAACTAAGACTGAGAGCCTATGCCCATAATAATAGCCAAAGAGAGGATTTATCTGCATTAATAAGATATGAATTGCAAATTGAAGGATTTAAAGAAGCAGCAACAGAAAAAATATTTTATATAAAAAATCTAGAAATACTTTATAAATATTATTATATAACTCTACCTTTAAGCCATATCCTTCGTAATATAGATAGCACAATCTTATTAAATGATAGGCTTAATGAATTTGGTATTTATATGGAAGAATCTTTTACCAAAGGATTTATATTTAAAAGGTTTTTAAAATACCATGACGCGATAAAAGAATTAGAGAATGTGGATTGTAATACTGAAGAAGAGTATTTCTATATTAAAAGCATATTGGGTGAACTTTATTTTAAAACTGGTAAAAATAATGAAGCATATGGATTATACATGGAAATGTATGAAAGAGAAAATAGCAAAGGGCAGGAAACAGATAACCATGTTATTTCTACAATATTATCAGGAATAGTAGCTGCTCTATATAATTTAGGAAGGTATAAAGAAGCCTTAGTAAAATGTGAAGAATGTTTAAAAATAGGTAAAGGAATATATGGTGTTAATAATTTACATATAGCTAATACATTAAACTTAAAGGGCGGAATTTTAATTGAACTAGGAAAGTTATTTCAAGCTAAACAATATTTTAGAGAGAGCTTAAAAATAAGGCAGGAGATTTATGAAGAAAGAATCGATCATATTGATATCGCGGCCTCATTAAGTAACTTTGCAAGTATTTGTGAAAATTTAGGTGAATATACAGAAGCATATGATAATTATCAAAAAAGCCTTGGTATGTTAATGAGAATATATAAAGGAGAACATCCTACTATTGCAGCTTTAATGAATAATCTAGGAGCTACTTTGGAAAGCCTAGCAAAATATGAAGAAGCATTACTGTATTATCAAGAAGGGTTGAAGATATCAAGGAAAATATATCAGAATAAACACTATGCAGTTATATATGCGCTAAATAATATCACTAACATATTAAGAAAACTAGGAAGGTATGAAGAAGCACTAGAACATCAAGAAGAAAGTCAGACAATATCCCTTAATGTTTTTAATAAAGATAATCCTTACTTAGCAGTTACACTGGATAATAAAGGTATGATACTTCAAGAACTAAGTAGGTATAATGAAGCGTTGGAAATATTCCAGAAAAGTTATAAAATAAGAAAAAAAATACATAACGATAAAAAACATAACGATATTGCAATCTCATTAGATAATATTGGTTCAATATACAGAGAATTAAGTATGTATGAAGAAGCTTTAAAAGCATATGAAGAGGCGTTAGAAATAAGAAAAGGTATATATAAAGAAATAAAACATCCTGATGTCGCAGGCTCATTAAATAATATAGGGAGTGTATTATTAAGCTTAGGCAAATATAATACAGCACTAGAAAAGTTTGAGCACAGCTTAATGATAAGGAAGGAGATATATCCAAACATGCATCCAAGGATTGCTGAATCGTTAGGTAATATAGGTGAAGTACTGGTTAAACTAAATAATTATGAGGGAGCATTAAAATGTTATGATGAGTGCTTAGAAATTGAGCGCACTATTTATAAAGGGGATCACCATAGCATAGCTAAAAGTTTAAATAATATTGGAAGTGTTTTTGGTATATTAGCACAATACGATAAAGCATTAGCGAACCATCAAGAAAGTTTGGAGATTAGTAGAAGGATATATAAAGGAAATCATACTGTAATTGCTGAATCACTATGTAATATTGGAAATACATTACTAATGTTGAGACGAGTCAAAGAAGCAGCCGAGTACTATAAAGAAAGTCTAAAAATAATGAGGAGAGTATATAAAAAGAATAATTTCCAAATTGCAACTTTAATAAATAATATAGGGGGAATTAAATATTGTCTTGGTGAATATGAAGAAGCTTTAAAAGAATACCAAGATAGTCTTGGAATAAGGAGAGAGATATACAAAGAGAATATGCATCCTGATATTGCTGAATCTTTAAATAATATAGGTATGACATTAATAAAGTTGGGAAGATACAAAGAAGCATATAATGCTACTATCCAATCACTGAAAATATATGAAGATTTACAGTTATTATCAAATACAAATACACAAATTGTATTCAAAACATTACAAAAAAGTACTATAGGGTTAGCGAATCAATTATTTTTAGCTAATGAGAAATACGAAGCGGTATCTTTATACAATACTTTAGGTGTAGAATCTGATAACTTAGAGCAAGTAATTAATATCTTAGGCACGAAGTTTCTTAATGATGGAGAAATAATTTTAGCAGTAGCTTGTTATGAAGTGCTAAGTGAAAAGCTTTTGCCTCAATCAAAAATAGTAAAACACAACTTAGCGTGCATTTATCACGTTATGGCAATAGATCTTAAAAAAAGAAATAAACCTGATAAGTATAAAGAGCATTTAAGTAAAGCAAAAACACTGTTTGAGTCGATATTAAACATGGAATCCGAGGAGCCTATAAATGCTGCTTTATATACAGAATATGCAATGTTTTTAGTTAAATATCATAGTACTACTAATCAAGAAGAGTATATAAAAATAGAAAAGCTATTGAATAAAGCAATCGAAATACGAAATGATAATTCAGAATTAGCATATAGCCAACTAGAAAAATTAACAGTAATTGAGATATTACAAAGCATATTAAATAAACACGATAATATAATAATAAGCCCGAATGTTCTAGCTTATAATTTATTAGTGAAAGTACATAAAGAGCATGGAGAAGTAAATAAAGCAAAAGAAATATTAAAGGATTTTGCAATAGAAGTTATGAAGATTAAACAACAAGGTGCTGAAATACCATTGACCTTATTAATTAATAGCTATGAGGAATTAG